A stretch of the Vigna angularis chloroplast DNA, complete sequence genome encodes the following:
- the ycf2 gene encoding hypothetical protein RF2, whose product MKGHQFKSWIFELREILREIKNSRYFLDSWTQLNSAGFFIHIFFHQESFIKLLDSRIWSILLSRNSQGSTSNRYFTIKYVVLFVVAVLIYRINNRKMVERKNPYLTRLLPIPMNSIGPKNDTLEESSESSNINRLIVPLLYLPKGKKISESSFLDPKESTRVLPITKKYIMPEFNWGSRWWRNWIGKKSDSSCKISNETIAGIEISFKAKDIKYLEFLFVYYMDDPIRKDHDWEFFDCLSPRKRRNIINLNSGQLFEILVKDWIYYLMFAFREKIPKEVEGFFKQQGTGSIIQSNDIEHVSHLFLRNKRAISLQNCAQFHMWQFRQDLFVSWGKSPHESDFLRNMSRENWIWLDNVWLGNKDRFFSKVRNVSSNLQYDSTRSSFIQVTDSSQLKGSSDQSKDSFDSIRNEDSKYHTLINQREIQQLKERSILCWDPSFLQTERTEIESERFLKILSGYSSMCRLFMEREKQMNNHLLPEEIEEFLGNPARATRSFFSDRWSELHLGSNPTDRSTRDQKLLKKEQKKHLAFSRRSEKKEIVNLFKIIMYLQNTVSIHPISSYRGCDMVPKGELDSSNKISFLNKNPFWGLFHLFHDRNRGRYTLHHDFESEDIFQEMADLFTLSITEPDLVYHKEFYFSMDSSGLDQKHFLNELLNSRDESKKHSLLVLPPLFYEENESFYRRIIKKWVQTSCGNNVEDPKPKIVVFASNNIMEAVNQYRLIRNLIQIQYSTHGYIRNVLNRFNCNFEYGIQRYQIGNDTLNHRTRMKYTINQHLSNLKKSQKKWFDPLILISRTERSMNWDPNVYRYKWSNGSKNFQEHLDYFISEQNSRFQVVFDRLHINQYSIDWSEVIDKKDLSKSLCLFLSKLLLFLPKFLLFLSNSLPSFFFVSFGGIPIHRSEIHIYELKGPNDPLCNQLLESIGLQIFHLKKRKPFLLDDQDTSQKSKFLINGGTISPFLFNKIPKWMIDSFHTRKNRRKSFDNTDSYFSMISHDPDNWLNPVKPFHRSSLIYYFYKANRLRFLNNQYNFCFYCNKRFPFYVEKARINNSDFTYGQFLKILFIRKKIFSFCDGQKKHAFLKRDTISPIELQVSNILIPNDFPQSGDEGYNFYKSFHFPIRYDPFVRGAIYSIADISGTPLTEGQIVHFEKTYCQPLSDMNIPDSEGKNLYQYLNFNSNMGWIHTPCSEKYFPSEKRKKRSSCLQKCLEKGQMYRTFQQDSVFSTLSKWNLFQTYIPWFLTSTGYKYLNFIFLDIFSDLLPILSSSQKFVSIFHDIMHGSDILWRIRQIPLCLPQWNLISEIPGNCFHNLLLSEEMTHRNNELLLISTHLRSLNVQEFFYSILFLLLVAGYLVRTHLLFVSRVYSELQTEFEKVKSLMIPSYMIELRKLLDRYPTSELNSFWLKNLFLVALEQLGDSLEEIRSFAFGSNMLWGGGPAYGVKSIRSKNQYWNLIDLISIIPNPINRIAFSRNTRHLSHPSKAIYSLIRKIKNVNGDWIDDQIESWVSNTDSIDDKEKEFLVQFSTLTTEKRIDQILLSLTHSDLLSKNNSGYQISEQPGAIYLRYLVDIQKKYLMIYEFNTSCLVERRIFLANYQTITYSQTLWGANSFHFPSHGKPFSLRLALPPPSRGILVIGSIGTGRSYLVKYLATNSYVPFITVFLNKFLDNKPKGFLIDDSDDIDDSDDIDDSDDIDDSDDSDDIDRDLDMELELLTMMNTLTMDMMPEIDRFSITFHFELAKAMSPCIIWIPNIHDLDVNESNYLSLGLLVNYLSRDCERCSTRNILVIASTHIPQKVDPALIAPNKFNTCIKIRRLLIPQQRKHFFTLSYTRGFHLEKKMSHTNGFGSTTMGSNVRDLVALNNEALSISIIQKKSIIDTNIISSVLHRQTWDFRSQVRSVQDHGILFYQIGRAISQNVLLSNCSIDPISIYMKKKSCDGGDSYLYKWYFELGTSMKKLTILLYLLSCSAGSVAQDLWSLLGPDEKNGITSYGLVEKNSDLVHGLLEVEGALVGSSRTEKDCSQFDKDRVTLLLRSEPRNPLNRIQNGSYSIVDQRFLYEKYESEFEEGGGVLDPQQIEEDFFNHIVWAPRIWRPWGFLFDCIERPNNLGFPYWARSFRDKRIIYDEEDELQENDSEFLQGGTMQYQIRDRSSKEQGFFRISQFIWDPADPLFFLFKDQPFVSVFSHRQFFTDEEMSRELLTSQTDLPTSIYKHWFIKNTQEKHFELLIHCQRWLRINSSSSKGFFPSNTLSESYQYLSNLFLSNEALLDQMTKTLLRKRWLFPDEIVVASCSNNESLV is encoded by the coding sequence ATGAAAGGACATCAATTCAAATCCTGGATTTTCGAATTGAGAGAGATATTGAGAGAAATCAAGAATTCTCGCTATTTCTTAGATTCATGGACCCAATTAAATTCAGCGGGATTTTTCATTCATATTTTTTTCCATCAAGAGAGTTTTATAAAACTCTTGGACTCCCGAATTTGGAGTATCCTACTTTCACGCAATTCACAGGGTTCAACAAGCAATCGATATTTCACGATCAAGTATGTAGTACTCTTTGTAGTAGCGGTCCTTATATATCGTATTAACAATCGAAAAATGGTCGAAAGAAAAAATCCCTATTTGACAAGGCTTCTTCCTATACCTATGAATTCCATTGGACCCAAAAATGATACATTGGAAGAATCATCTGAGTCTTCCAATATCAATAGGTTGATTGTTCCGCTCCTGTATCTTCCAAAAGGAAAAAAGATCTCTGAGAGTTCTTTCCTGGATCCGAAAGAGAGTACTCGGGTTCTCCCAATAACTAAAAAGTATATCATGCCTGAATTTAACTGGGGTTCGCGGTGGTGGAGGAACTGGATAGGAAAAAAGAGCGATTCTAGTTGTAAGATATCTAATGAAACCATCGCTGGAATTGAGATCTCATTCAAAGCGAAAGATATCAAATATCTGGAGTTCCTTTTTGTATATTATATGGATGATCCGATCCGTAAGGACCATGATTGGGAATTTTTTGATTGTCTTTCCCCGAGAAAGAGGCGAAACATAATCAACTTGAATTCGGGACAGCTATTCGAAATCTTAGTGAAAGACTGGATTTATTATCTCATGTTTGCTTTTCGTGAAAAAATACCAAAGGAAGTGGAGGGTTTCTTCAAACAACAAGGGACTGGGTCAATTATTCAATCAAATGATATTGAGCATGTTTCGCATCTCTTCTTGAGAAACAAGCGGGCTATTTCTTTGCAAAATTGTGCTCAATTTCATATGTGGCAATTCCGTCAAGATCTCTTCGTTAGTTGGGGGAAGAGTCCGCACGAATCGGATTTTTTGAGGAACATGTCACGAGAGAATTGGATTTGGTTAGACAATGTGTGGTTGGGAAACAAGGATCGGTTTTTTAGCAAGGTACGGAATGTATCATCAAATCTTCAATATGATTCCACGAGATCTAGTTTCATTCAAGTAACGGATTCTAGCCAATTGAAAGGATCTTCTGATCAATCCAAGGATTCTTTCGATTCCATTAGGAATGAGGATTCGAAATATCACACATTGATCAATCAAAGAGAGATTCAACAACTAAAAGAAAGATCGATTCTTTGTTGGGATCCTTCCTTTCTTCAAACGGAACGAACAGAGATAGAATCAGAGCGATTCCTTAAAATCCTTTCTGGATATTCCTCAATGTGCCGACTATTCATGGAACGTGAGAAGCAGATGAATAATCATCTGCTTCCGGAAGAAATCGAAGAATTTCTTGGGAATCCTGCAAGAGCCACTCGTTCTTTTTTCTCTGACAGATGGTCAGAACTTCATCTGGGTTCGAATCCTACTGATAGGTCTACTAGAGATCAGAAATTGTTGAAAAAAGAACAAAAGAAACATCTTGCTTTTTCCAGGCGATCGGAAAAGAAAGAAATAGTGAATTTATTCAAGATAATTATGTACTTACAAAATACCGTCTCAATTCATCCTATTTCATCCTATCGAGGATGTGATATGGTTCCAAAGGGTGAACTGGACAGTTCCAATAAGATTTCATTCTTGAACAAAAATCCATTTTGGGGTTTATTTCATCTATTCCATGACCGGAACAGGGGGAGATACACGTTACACCACGATTTTGAATCAGAAGATATATTTCAAGAAATGGCAGATCTATTCACTCTATCAATAACCGAGCCGGATCTGGTGTATCATAAGGAATTTTATTTTTCTATGGATTCCTCCGGATTGGATCAAAAACATTTCTTGAATGAGTTATTGAACTCCAGGGATGAATCGAAAAAGCACTCTTTATTGGTTCTACCTCCTCTTTTTTATGAAGAGAATGAATCTTTTTATCGAAGGATCATAAAAAAATGGGTCCAGACCTCTTGCGGAAATAATGTGGAAGATCCAAAACCTAAAATAGTTGTATTTGCTAGCAACAACATAATGGAGGCAGTCAATCAATATAGATTGATCCGAAATCTGATTCAAATCCAATATAGCACCCATGGTTACATAAGAAATGTATTGAATCGATTCAATTGCAACTTCGAATATGGAATTCAAAGGTATCAAATAGGAAATGATACTCTGAATCATCGAACTAGAATGAAATACACGATCAACCAACATTTATCAAATTTGAAAAAGAGTCAGAAGAAATGGTTCGATCCTCTTATTTTGATTTCTCGAACGGAGAGATCTATGAATTGGGATCCTAATGTATATAGATACAAATGGTCCAATGGGAGCAAGAATTTCCAGGAACATTTGGACTATTTCATTTCTGAGCAGAATAGCCGTTTTCAAGTAGTGTTCGATCGATTACATATTAATCAATATTCGATTGATTGGTCTGAGGTTATCGACAAAAAAGATTTGTCTAAGTCACTTTGTTTATTTTTGTCCAAGTTACTTCTTTTTTTGCCCAAGTTTCTTCTCTTTTTGTCTAACTCACTTCCTTCTTTTTTCTTTGTGAGTTTTGGGGGTATCCCCATTCATAGGTCCGAGATCCACATCTATGAATTGAAAGGTCCGAATGATCCACTCTGTAATCAGTTATTAGAATCAATAGGTCTTCAAATCTTTCATTTGAAAAAAAGGAAACCCTTCTTATTGGATGACCAAGATACTTCCCAAAAATCGAAATTCTTGATCAATGGAGGAACAATATCACCATTTTTGTTCAATAAGATACCAAAGTGGATGATTGACTCATTCCATACTAGAAAGAATCGCAGGAAATCTTTTGATAACACAGATTCCTATTTCTCAATGATATCCCACGATCCAGACAATTGGCTGAATCCCGTGAAACCTTTTCATAGAAGTTCATTGATATACTATTTTTATAAAGCAAATCGACTTCGATTCTTGAATAATCAATATAACTTCTGCTTCTATTGTAACAAAAGATTCCCTTTTTATGTGGAAAAGGCCCGTATCAATAATTCTGATTTTACGTATGGACAATTCCTCAAAATCTTGTTCATTCGCAAAAAAATCTTTTCTTTTTGCGATGGTCAAAAAAAACATGCTTTTTTGAAGAGAGATACTATTTCACCAATCGAGTTACAGGTATCTAACATATTGATACCTAACGATTTTCCGCAAAGTGGCGACGAAGGGTATAACTTCTACAAATCTTTCCATTTTCCAATTCGATACGATCCATTCGTTCGTGGAGCTATTTACTCGATCGCAGACATTTCTGGAACACCTCTAACAGAGGGACAAATAGTCCATTTTGAAAAAACTTATTGTCAACCTCTTTCAGATATGAATATACCTGATTCAGAAGGGAAGAACTTGTATCAGTATCTCAATTTCAATTCAAACATGGGTTGGATTCACACTCCATGTTCTGAGAAATATTTCCCATCCGAAAAAAGGAAAAAACGGAGTTCTTGTCTACAAAAATGCCTTGAGAAAGGTCAGATGTATAGAACCTTTCAACAAGATAGTGTTTTTTCAACTCTCTCAAAATGGAATCTATTCCAAACATATATACCATGGTTCCTTACCTCGACGGGGTACAAATATCTAAATTTCATATTTTTAGATATTTTTTCAGACCTATTGCCGATACTAAGTAGCAGCCAAAAATTTGTATCCATTTTTCATGATATTATGCATGGGTCAGATATATTATGGCGAATTCGTCAGATTCCATTGTGTCTTCCACAATGGAATCTGATAAGTGAGATTCCGGGTAATTGTTTCCATAATCTTCTTCTGTCCGAAGAAATGACTCATCGAAATAATGAGTTACTATTGATATCGACACATCTGAGATCGCTAAATGTTCAGGAGTTCTTCTATTCAATCCTTTTCCTTCTCCTTGTTGCTGGATATCTCGTTCGTACACATCTTCTCTTTGTTTCTCGAGTCTATAGTGAGTTACAGACAGAGTTCGAAAAGGTAAAATCTTTGATGATTCCATCATACATGATTGAGTTGCGAAAACTTCTGGATAGGTATCCTACATCTGAACTGAATTCTTTCTGGTTAAAGAATCTCTTTCTAGTTGCTCTGGAACAATTAGGAGATTCTCTAGAAGAAATACGGAGTTTTGCTTTTGGTAGCAACATGCTATGGGGTGGTGGTCCCGCTTATGGGGTCAAATCCATACGTTCTAAGAATCAATATTGGAATCTCATCGATCTCATAAGTATTATACCAAATCCCATCAATCGAATCGCTTTTTCGAGAAATACGAGACATCTAAGTCATCCAAGTAAAGCAATCTATTCCTTGATAAGAAAAATAAAAAACGTGAATGGTGATTGGATTGATGATCAAATAGAATCCTGGGTCTCGAACACTGATTCGATTGATGATAAAGAAAAAGAATTCTTGGTTCAGTTTTCTACCTTAACAACAGAAAAAAGGATTGATCAAATTCTATTGAGTCTTACTCATAGTGATCTTTTATCAAAGAATAACTCTGGTTATCAAATAAGTGAACAACCGGGAGCAATTTACTTACGATACTTAGTCGACATTCAAAAAAAGTATCTAATGATTTATGAATTCAATACATCCTGTTTAGTAGAAAGACGTATATTCCTTGCTAATTATCAGACAATTACTTATTCACAAACCTTGTGGGGGGCTAATAGTTTTCATTTCCCATCTCATGGAAAACCCTTTTCGCTCCGCTTAGCCCTACCTCCCCCTAGTAGGGGTATTTTAGTGATAGGTTCTATAGGAACTGGACGATCCTATTTGGTCAAATACTTAGCGACAAACTCCTATGTTCCTTTCATTACAGTATTTCTGAACAAGTTCCTGGATAACAAGCCTAAGGGTTTTCTTATTGATGATAGTGACGATATTGATGATAGTGACGATATTGATGATAGTGACGATATTGATGATAGTGACGATAGTGACGATATCGACCGTGACCTTGATATGGAGCTGGAGCTTCTAACTATGATGAATACGCTAACTATGGATATGATGCCAGAAATAGACCGATTTTCTATTACCTTTCACTTCGAATTAGCAAAAGCAATGTCTCCTTGCATAATATGGATTCCTAACATTCATGATCTGGATGTGAATGAGTCGAATTACTTATCCCTCGGTCTTTTAGTGAACTATCTCTCCAGGGATTGTGAAAGATGTTCCACTAGAAATATTCTTGTTATTGCTTCGACTCATATTCCCCAAAAAGTAGATCCAGCTCTAATAGCTCCGAATAAATTCAATACATGCATTAAGATACGAAGGCTTCTTATTCCACAACAACGAAAACACTTTTTCACTCTTTCATATACTAGGGGATTTCACTTGGAAAAGAAAATGTCCCATACTAATGGATTCGGGTCCACAACGATGGGTTCAAATGTACGAGATCTTGTAGCACTTAACAATGAGGCCCTATCGATTAGTATTATACAAAAAAAATCCATCATAGACACTAATATAATTAGTTCTGTTCTTCATAGACAAACTTGGGATTTCCGATCTCAGGTAAGATCGGTTCAGGATCATGGGATCCTTTTCTATCAGATAGGAAGGGCTATTTCACAAAATGTACTTCTAAGTAATTGCTCCATAGATCCTATATCTATCTATATGAAGAAGAAATCATGTGACGGGGGGGATTCTTATTTGTACAAATGGTACTTCGAACTTGGAACGAGTATGAAGAAATTAACGATACTTCTTTACCTTTTGAGTTGTTCTGCCGGATCGGTCGCTCAAGACCTTTGGTCTCTACTCGGACCTGATGAAAAAAATGGGATCACATCTTATGGACTCGTTGAGAAGAATTCTGATCTAGTTCATGGCCTATTAGAAGTAGAAGGCGCTCTGGTGGGATCCTCACGTACAGAAAAAGATTGCAGTCAGTTTGATAAGGATCGAGTGACATTGCTTCTTCGGTCCGAACCAAGGAATCCCTTAAATAGGATTCAAAATGGATCTTATTCTATCGTTGATCAGAGATTTCTCTATGAAAAATATGAATCGGAGTTTGAAGAAGGGGGAGGAGTCCTCGACCCGCAACAGATAGAGGAGGATTTTTTCAATCACATCGTTTGGGCTCCTAGAATATGGCGCCCTTGGGGCTTTCTATTTGATTGTATTGAAAGGCCCAATAATTTGGGATTTCCCTATTGGGCCAGGTCATTTCGGGACAAGCGGATCATTTATGATGAAGAGGATGAGCTTCAAGAGAATGATTCAGAGTTCTTGCAGGGTGGAACCATGCAGTACCAGATACGAGATAGATCTTCCAAAGAACAGGGCTTTTTTCGAATAAGCCAATTCATTTGGGACCCCGCGGATCCACTCTTTTTCCTATTCAAAGATCAGCCTTTTGTCTCTGTGTTTTCACATCGACAATTCTTTACAGATGAAGAGATGTCAAGGGAACTTCTTACTTCCCAAACAGATCTTCCTACATCTATATATAAACACTGGTTTATCAAGAATACGCAAGAAAAGCATTTTGAATTGTTGATTCATTGCCAGAGATGGCTTAGAATCAATAGTTCATCATCTAAAGGATTTTTCCCTTCTAATACTCTATCTGAGAGTTATCAATATTTATCAAATCTGTTCCTATCTAACGAAGCGCTATTGGATCAAATGACAAAGACATTGTTGAGAAAAAGATGGCTTTTCCCAGATGAGATAGTTGTTGCTAGCTGTTCCAATAACGAATCATTGGTTTAA
- the ndhB gene encoding NADH-plastoquinone oxidoreductase subunit 2 yields the protein MKAFHLLLFDGSFIFPECILIFGLILLLMIDSTSDQKDISWFYFISSTSLVMSITALLFRWREEPMIAFSGNFQTNNFNEIFQFLILLCSTLCIPLSVEYIECTEMAITEFLLFILTTTLGGMFLCGANDLITIFVALECFSLCSYLLSGYTKKDVRSNEATTKYLLMGGASSSILVHGFSWLYGSSGGEIELQEIVNGLINTQMYNSPGIFIALLFITVGIGFKLSPAPSHQWTPDVYEGSPTPVVAFLSVTSKVAASASATRIFDIPFYFSSNEWHLLLEILAILSMILGNLIAITQTSMKRMLAYSSIGQIGYVIIGIIVGDSNGGYASMITYMLFYISMNLGTFACIVSFGLRTGTDNIRDYAGLYTKDPYLALSLALCLLSLGGLPPLAGFFGKLHLFWCGWQAGLYFLVSIGLLTSVVSIYYYLKIIKLLMTGRNQEITPHVRNYRRSPLRSNNSIELSMIVCVIASTIPGISMNPIIEIAQDTLF from the exons ATGAAAGCCTTTCATTTGCTTCTCTTCGATGGAAGTTTTATTTTCCCAGAATGTATCCTAATTTTTGGCCTAATTCTTCTTCTGATGATTGATTCAACCTCTGATCAAAAAGATATATCTTGGTTCTATTTTATCTCTTCAACAAGTTTAGTAATGAGCATAACGGCCCTATTGTTCCGATGGAGAGAAGAACCTATGATTGCCTTTTCGGGAAATTTCCAAACGAACAATTTCAACGAAATCTTTCAATTTCTTATTTTACTATGTTCAACTCTATGTATTCCTCTATCCGTAGAGTACATTGAATGTACAGAAATGGCTATAACAGAGTTTCTCTTATTCATATTAACAACTACTCTAGGAGGAATGTTTTTATGCGGCGCTAACGATTTAATAACTATCTTTGTAGCTCTAGAATGTTTCAGTTTATGTTCCTATCTACTATCTGGATATACCAAGAAAGATGTACGGTCTAATGAGGCTACTACGAAATATTTACTCATGGGTGGAGCAAGCTCTTCTATTCTGGTTCATGGTTTCTCTTGGCTATATGGTTCATCCGGGGGAGAGATCGAGCTTCAAGAAATAGTGAATGGTCTTATCAATACACAAATGTATAACTCCCCAGGAATTTTCATTGCACTTTTATTCATCACTGTAGGAATTGGGTTCAAGCTTTCCCCAGCCCCTTCTCATCAATGGACTCCTGACGTATACGAAGGA TCTCCCACTCCAGTCGTTGCTTTTCTTTCTGTTACTTCGAAAGTAGCTGCTTCAGCTTCAGCCACTCGAATTTTCGATATCCCTTTTTATTTCTCATCAAACGAATGGCATCTTCTTCTGGAAATCCTAGCTATTCTTAGCATGATATTGGGGAATCTGATTGCTATTACCCAAACAAGCATGAAACGTATGCTTGCGTATTCGTCCATAGGTCAAATCGGATATGTAATTATTGGAATAATTGTTGGAGACTCCAATGGTGGATATGCAAGCATGATAACTTATATGCTGTTCTATATCTCGATGAATCTAGGAACTTTTGCTTGCATTGTATCATTTGGTCTACGTACCGGAACTGATAACATTCGAGATTATGCAGGATTATACACGAAAGATCCTTATTTGGCTCTCTCTTTAGCCCTATGTCTCTTATCCTTAGGAGGTCTTCCTCCACTAGCAGGTTTTTTCGGAAAACTTCATTTATTCTGGTGTGGATGGCAGGCAGGCTTATATTTCTTAGTTTCAATAGGACTCCTTACAAGCGTTGTTTCTATCTACTATTATCTAAAAATAATCAAGTTATTAATGACTGGACGAAACCAAGAAATAACTCCTCACGTGCGAAATTATAGAAGGTCCCCTTTAAGATCAAACAATTCCATCGAATTAAGTATGATTGTATGTGTGATAGCATCTACTATACCAGGAATATCAATGAACCCTATTATTGAAATTGCTCAGGATACCCTTTTTTAG
- the rps7 gene encoding ribosomal protein S7: MSRRGTAEEKTAKSDPIYRNRLVNMLVNRILKHGKKSLAYQILYRAMKKIQQKTETNPLSVLRQAIRGVTPDIAVKARRVGGSTHQVPVEIGSAQGKALAIRWLLGASRKRPGRNMAFKLSSELVDAAKGSGDAIRKKEETHRMAEANRAFAHFR; the protein is encoded by the coding sequence ATGTCACGGCGAGGTACTGCAGAAGAAAAAACCGCAAAATCCGATCCAATTTATCGTAATCGATTAGTTAACATGTTGGTTAACCGTATTCTGAAACACGGAAAAAAATCATTGGCTTATCAAATTCTCTATCGAGCTATGAAAAAGATTCAACAAAAGACAGAAACAAATCCACTATCTGTTTTACGTCAAGCAATACGTGGAGTAACTCCCGATATAGCAGTAAAAGCAAGACGCGTAGGCGGATCAACTCATCAAGTTCCCGTTGAAATAGGATCCGCACAAGGAAAAGCACTTGCCATTCGTTGGTTATTGGGGGCATCCCGAAAACGTCCGGGTCGAAATATGGCTTTCAAATTAAGTTCCGAATTAGTGGATGCTGCCAAAGGTAGTGGCGATGCCATACGCAAAAAGGAAGAGACTCATAGAATGGCAGAGGCAAATAGAGCTTTTGCACATTTTCGTTAA